One genomic region from Chthonomonas calidirosea T49 encodes:
- the rpsC gene encoding 30S ribosomal protein S3 has product MGQKVHPIGFRIGVIREPDSKWYLPKRGFAEAVHEDYLIRRYVKEQLPNAAVSRVEIERAGNRIKITLHTAKPGVIIGKSGKGAEELRAALEKLIKKPLLPISVQEIPHADLDAQLVAESIAMQISKRIAYKRAMRQAVLRAMKLGAKGIRVMCSGRLAGAEMARREQDRQGKIPLQTLRADIDYGFAEAPTTYGNIGVKVWIYKGDVLPGQPRQSELPPTRQARYEARADRTAARGGRSRRSGRRGSRPRPAASNGS; this is encoded by the coding sequence TTGGGACAAAAGGTTCACCCCATCGGGTTTCGTATCGGTGTTATCCGCGAGCCGGATAGCAAGTGGTACCTGCCAAAGCGCGGCTTTGCCGAAGCGGTTCATGAGGACTACCTCATACGCCGCTATGTAAAGGAGCAGTTGCCGAACGCGGCGGTATCGCGTGTGGAGATCGAACGAGCGGGCAATCGCATTAAGATAACGCTGCACACGGCCAAGCCAGGCGTGATCATCGGCAAGAGCGGCAAAGGGGCGGAAGAGCTCCGTGCAGCGCTTGAAAAGCTTATTAAGAAGCCTTTGCTGCCGATCAGCGTGCAGGAGATACCTCACGCCGATCTCGACGCACAGTTGGTTGCCGAATCGATCGCCATGCAGATATCCAAACGCATCGCCTATAAGCGCGCGATGCGTCAGGCCGTGTTGCGCGCGATGAAGTTGGGAGCGAAGGGCATCCGTGTGATGTGCTCGGGGCGGTTGGCCGGTGCCGAAATGGCCCGACGTGAGCAAGACCGGCAGGGAAAGATCCCGCTCCAAACGCTGCGCGCCGATATAGACTACGGTTTTGCGGAAGCGCCTACAACCTACGGGAACATCGGCGTAAAGGTTTGGATATATAAAGGCGATGTTCTGCCTGGCCAACCGCGACAGTCGGAGCTTCCGCCCACGCGCCAAGCCCGTTATGAGGCACGTGCCGATCGGACGGCCGCTCGTGGTGGGCGTTCTCGGCGCTCTGGGCGGCGTGGCTCCCGCCCGCGACCGGCAGCTTCTAACGGCTCATAA